The nucleotide window CGGGCCGGTATTAATTTTCCTTTGTGATCAATTAAATGGCTGTTGGTAGTAGGATATTTATTCCCGTTTAAAAAAATCCATTTGGAGAATAATAATAAAGGAAACCATGGCACTTTCTGGAAATCCTGATCCCTGTTAGCTGCACTTCGTTATCTTCTGCATGGCAAGTGCATGCAAGAATTTGTCACTACGTGCAATTTCTGCTCGTTAGTTGGTATCTCGCTCCTCACATGCAAGACTGCAGTGTAGACCCATCGTCAACCTACCACTTGAAGAACCAACAGGACAAGCTAGGTCGCAATGGCATCAAGCTTTCCCGACAACCATTCACAATATTGGTGTTGGAGGAGTCAGTGAACTATTCTACATCTCTATGTTTTTTCACAAGAAGCTACATACGTCCATGGTTGGGTTCAGCTAGCTATGCAGACGAACAAAGTCGCAAGAATTAGAGCTACGGGGTGAATAAAGAATAGTCTGCATGTTGCATTTAAAAGATGATGGGTGCCTTCACGTCCTGTCAGCCATTTACAGTAAACGAATGGAGCCAGGCTGAAAAAGTTTATGATGGTCCCGTCGTTTAAAAACTGACATGCTGTCGTGCCAGAACCCAGTCCACACCGTGTGCTACCTCGCGGGTGGCCGTTGGGGCTAAGATGCTGGCCACGAGCAGAGTTCAATGCGTGTGTTGCGTCGCGGGGCACGACTGCATGTGTCAGCTGGGAATACGCGTCTATACCGTTTGCTATACGCAGAGGAGAGATCATTATACGACGGAAGTGTATTTAATTAGCACGAATCGCGCGGCAACGTGTGGCGTGGATACCGACCGACCGCGCGTGATGGCATGTCCACTCGCCATTATTCGGACCAAATCAGCACATTTTAAAGACGAGGGACCAAATCTGCACTAGGCGATAAATTTAGGGACAACAAATTTACTTATGTAAGCACTATTGGAATCGAGCAATTTGCCAAGGGTCATAAATGTTTGGCAAAAAGTACACCGAATGTTGCACTGGTATAATGGAAAGGCCCCAATCGCTCGCTAGCTCAAATGAGCTCGCATGAACAGTAAATTTTAAACAATAATTAAATAACATTCAAAAAAATCTCAATTTTTTCTGTGGTAAACTTTAACAAATGTTTTTAAGAGCTTGCCAAATTTTTACTTCCTAATGACATTTGTGGAAGTtgcagaaaaaaacaaaaacagtACTCCAAGAcgtttttgaaaattgcatttttggAGCATTGATTTTTTTTTCTACCAGTCCCACAAGTGTGATTTCATTTCATGCTGAAATTTTGCAAGCATTCAGAACATTCGTCAATGTACCGCACACAAAAAATGTCATGATGTATTTATTTTTGATTTTTTAATGATTTTTCTGTTCATACGGGCTCATTTGAGCTCAAGGTGAGAATAGTCCTGGTATAGTGGTCTTTTCCAAATTCTTTTCGTTGGACACTTGCAAACTTTTTTGCCTAGTGTCGTAAATGGGTAATCGGTAAAGTAAATGTGATTGACAGCCAGCTGACGGAAACAACACCTACTGCATGTTCATCTGACCGACACTCGACAAACACAAAACCACAATCGGGAGCCACGTGTCCACCAATTTTGTCGAGTGCACTGTGGCCGACACTCGGCAAACGTCCTCAAGCATCGCAAAAAGCTTAAAGTCTGGTTGAGCCGTTGATGACTTGACACTCCTAAAAAGAGACTCCctacaaaaaaggagaaagagaCCGAGAAGGGGAGCTTTGACTCATAGGCCTATTGCTCCTCTTCTGCCCGACCCACAGCAAAACTGAGTCCACGCTGAGCTCAGGAATCGATGTACAAGTACACCGGCATCCCCGGCTCCGACGTCATGCGCAGCCGCGCCGACGGGCAGCTAGTGGCCGTCACGTACATCCCGCGAGGGGAGCAGGTGGACGAGGCCGTGCGGCGGGAGATCATGAGGCACCGGTCGCTGCGCCAACCCAGCGTCGTCCGCCTCAGGGAAGTCGTCCTCACCCCGACGCACCTCGCCGTCGTCTCGGAGCACGCCCCCGACCTCCACCGGCGGGTCCGCGACGCCGGCCGGTTCGGCGAGGACGAGGTCCGCCGGGTCAACTCCTCCATTATTGGTTCCTACCTACCAATTCTTTCGCCATGGCGTTCCTTTCTTTCCACCAACCGTCGAAGCTTTTGCCATTTTTTCAGGCGCGTCTGCTGTTCCGGCAACTGGTATCAGGAGTCAGCTACTGCCACTCCATGGTACAGACTAGTACTCTTCCACTGCCAATTACAGCTTCTTGTGGAAACAATGGAGGTAGCTAGGCTGGGAGTACTGAAACTGTGCCGTCTAAATTTTTGGTAGCAAGTCTGCCACCGTGACCTGAAGCTGGAAAACATTCTGCTGGATGGGGGCTGCGCGGGGCCTCCTCGCCTCAAGATATGCGGCCCTGGCGTTTCAAATGTACTCAAAGATAGAGAATTCGTTTTCACTTCTGCAATAGTCTACACCCttcgttcggaattacttgtcacaaaaatgaatgtatctacaactaaaatacatctagatacattcatttcttgGACGAGTAATTCCGAACGAAGGGAGTACATCATACTTGCTCTGCTTAGAGTTAGATGTCAAACTCGGAGTAGTACTTTCTGCCTGAACCTCTGTTGCTTCATTGGTTCGCAGCGTCAGTCGCAGCCGGGAGCGCCCAGAGCGTCTGACCAAACACGTGTGTACATCGCTCCTGAGGTTTTTCAGCAAAGGGAATATGGTGGCAAGGtacacatacatacatacatattgGAATTCAGTTCAATGTTAATATGTTACACATACATACATGGATTCGATTGAAAGTTCATACAATCGGGAACTATTTCTCTGTTAATTTCTCAATGTAGATCGCCGATGTGTGGTCCTGTGGAGTGACCCTCTACGCCATGCTAGTCGGTGCCTACCCCTTCCAGTGTCCTGACGACGAGCCAATAAATTTTAGGAAGATAATTCAGGTTAATTTCTCTGTTTCAGCATCTAACTCTCAGTTCCATCTCTATCCATTCTGATCACAAAACTAACGAGAACTTCATATTGCCAGAGGATACAGAGCGTGGAATACTCAGTTCCAAATGACCTGCACCTATCTGCCGAGTGCCGGGACCTCATTTCCAAGATCTTTGTTGCTGACCCAGCTGCTGTGAGTACCTGCTATGTGTATGCAACATTGTTCGAGGAAGTACATATATTTTTGCATAGTGTTATATTATTTCCTTTCAGATACTACTACCGAATAACTATCGTGCTGATTATGAAATACAGAGAATCACGGTGCCTGAGATAAGAAACCATCCATGGTTCTTGAAGAATCTCCCGGCTGATGATAGCACAATGAGCACCGAGGAGGCAGAGCAGCCGACGCAGAGCATGGATGAGATGATGCAGATCCTAGCACTGGCAGAGGCACCATATCTACTGCCGATGACATAGAAGAATTTGTAGATTCAGACCCCTATATTGACATCACCACACGCTAGTACACCTCATATATATTTGATATATTTTCAAACAAATTCCATATGTTACAAGGTATCAAATCTCAAAACATCATAGCAGCAGGAAAACTATATAGCTACAATAACTTGACCACAAGATGGCCAGAAGGGGATAAATTTGAGGTTATCGCTAGTTGGGCTGCCCATGCTTTGATTTCCCCCAAATTGTTACTCTTGTTGCTCGTGATGGTTTTCATTCTTTTCAATATTGCACAACATTTAGCTTACTGGATTAATTAACCATGCTGTTGTAATATTGCTTGAATATCTCGCTAATATGAGAACTGGTTGGTTATGTTGAACAATGTTTAATTTGTGAACCATTTAAATTACTGGACATCAGATCAGTTCTATGGCTACTGCTCACAAGTgcacgtttaccacataaaaaagCATGGTAAACACTTCCAATTTATTTACCCGAATCACTAGAAAAAAAAAAGTACCTTTGCCAAAGGCTAGGTAAGCGTAATCCCTCTGCTCGCCACAAGGCATGATCATGACTCATGAGGAGGCATGCAAAAAAGGACCGATGAGAGCTTTGGTGAGGTACGTGCACcctatttttaattttttttatatAGACAGATATAACTTTTAAACCGAGTGTCCAAATTACAAGTGTTTCCACCATTGCGTTAAAATAGCTTTGAAATTAAATACCATGTTGCCCATGTTACCATGTGTGTACTTCACATGTTAAGTACTCACATTTTTTTATTTGCAAACAATTAAGCCAGAGCCATTGGCACCATTTTAATTTTAGTTCTAAGACATGAACTTTGCAATTATTGATAATTGTATTCATTAATCGATGCTAGGGCTATATCCTCCTTTTTGATAAAAAAAAGTGTGAATCTGTAATGCCTTCCGCATCCCCATGTATTATAAAATGCTAAGCATCATTTATAGTTATACTAGCAAAAGGGCGTGTGCGTTGCAACGTGATAATAAAATTATGGTCTTCAAGTCAAGTTCCAAATATTCACATTGCATACATATACATGTATTTAAATATTTGTGCACCAATCGGTGTACATGTGGACGTAAGACATGTGCATCCTAACATGCTTAGAATGGATTTGATGTTGTACTTGATCCTTGATGCATGTATGATTTTATACATCCTCGATGCGTGTGTGAGAAGGAAAAGAAAAGGTCAGTCTCACGATGATTGAAAAAAATGGAGGGCCCTCTGACGTATGTTCACTTTTACGGATGGCGGGGTGGGTAATCCACTTTAACTTTAGGGGCAGTTTCGATGACAGACAAAAAATTCAGAGAAACAATTAACAACGAGTTTATTTTCACTTACAGGTGGCGTGTGGATAAATTACTTCAATTTTAGGGCCAATTTCGATGACAGACAAAAACTCAGATAATCAAGTAATGAAGAGTTTCTTCACTTATGGGTGACATTATGTGTAATTTATTATGGGCATCTTAGGGTAGGTGGATGGACCAAAAAAGCAGAGAAACACACCATCCTTTTTTTAGTAGGTATAGGTATAGGTATAGATTTATGGGTGGCGGAGTAGGTAATTTACTTCAACTTTACGGGGCAG belongs to Triticum urartu cultivar G1812 chromosome 7, Tu2.1, whole genome shotgun sequence and includes:
- the LOC125524915 gene encoding serine/threonine-protein kinase SAPK10-like isoform X1 yields the protein MYKYTGIPGSDVMRSRADGQLVAVTYIPRGEQVDEAVRREIMRHRSLRQPSVVRLREVVLTPTHLAVVSEHAPDLHRRVRDAGRFGEDEARLLFRQLVSGVSYCHSMQVCHRDLKLENILLDGGCAGPPRLKICGPGVSNRQSQPGAPRASDQTRVYIAPEVFQQREYGGKIADVWSCGVTLYAMLVGAYPFQCPDDEPINFRKIIQRIQSVEYSVPNDLHLSAECRDLISKIFVADPAARITVPEIRNHPWFLKNLPADDSTMSTEEAEQPTQSMDEMMQILALAEAPYLLPMT
- the LOC125524915 gene encoding serine/threonine-protein kinase SAPK10-like isoform X2, translated to MYKYTGIPGSDVMRSRADGQLVAVTYIPRGEQVDEAVRREIMRHRSLRQPSVVRLREVVLTPTHLAVVSEHAPDLHRRVRDAGRFGEDEARLLFRQLVSGVSYCHSMRQSQPGAPRASDQTRVYIAPEVFQQREYGGKIADVWSCGVTLYAMLVGAYPFQCPDDEPINFRKIIQRIQSVEYSVPNDLHLSAECRDLISKIFVADPAARITVPEIRNHPWFLKNLPADDSTMSTEEAEQPTQSMDEMMQILALAEAPYLLPMT